Within Bacillus sp. Marseille-Q1617, the genomic segment GTACTCTTTCAATCCTATTTTTTATGTCCAATGAATGAAAGGATTTTTCCATTCCATCAATAGTCCATAATCGCAGGATTCTTCATCATCAAGATAGCCTTTTACTGCTTTTAACGGCGTTCTTCCGCATTGAAGCAGGAATGTTATGACAGGATCTTTGTATTCGCCGGCAGTTAATTTTTTAACATATTCCTCAATAGTAAAGAGATGAGAAAACTTGTGGTAAGTAGGGATGCGGCCGCCGCCCAGAAGACGGTGGAGGTGCAAATGAACCACAATCTCATACATGGCATTCATTAATACTTTTCCAAGTTTATATCCGCGGAAATCAGGATCGATGCAGAGGTCGACTATGTAAAGGGTATTTCCATTCTGATTATGTGTCCGGATGTAGCCTTCATCCGTCATTTCATCCCAGGTATGATCAGGTCTGGAGGAATGAAAGTCGACAATAAGACCAGTCATACTGCCAGCTATTTGCCCGTCAATCTCTACACAAAGGGCACCTAATGGGAAATGCTTTATATGATTCTCCAATTGATCCCTATCCCACCATAACTCCTCAGGGAAAGGCGGAGGGAAGGCCCGTTGCTGGATCCGAATGAGTTCATCGAAATCAGACTCTGTATAATTCCGGATAACGGCTTGATGCACTTGATCTTTTCTGAAAACAAACTGTTCTTTACGATACATGACAGAACCTCATTTATCAGAATTTACTTGTTCATTATACTTGATGAAAGCGCTTTTTTAAAGGTATTTCACAAAAATAATTTGTAAGCAGCTTTTTCTGTAAAGAAATAAATAAAAAAATTAAAAATAAAAGGTTTAGTTATTCTGAAAGGCGGGTAATCTATAAGCAAGCATGAAATTGGAGATTAATTTCTCACTAACACCCCCTTTTCCTTTTTTTGACTGACTCAGTATATTGCTGAGCAGTCTTTTTTTTGTGCATTTAAATGACAGTTTTTGCCCGTAGGTTTGAATTGAATATTTCCCTTTGACAGATAAATAATAACTATAGTGTTTCTGCAAAGAAATACAAAAAGTGAAGAGGGTGTGAGGGAAAAGGCAAAACGCACAAAGAAGAACGACCCGCAGCAAAAAAATAAAAAGGGATTTGATTCTTCCCAGTTGAATCAAGAGTTCGCACACGAATTTGGCAGTGCAGCAACGAATAAGATTCACAAAGATAAAGCCAAAAAAGAAAAAGCATCTAAAAACAACGGAGAATATAAAAAGTAATAGAAAAGGACAGACCTTGACAGGTCTGTCCTTTTTACATGTGTTTGGTGACGAATGACTCAATCCGTGACAGACCTTCTTTTAACTGCTCCAACGAGCATGCATATGAAAGGCGTATATATCCTTCGCCATATGTTGAAAAAGCGTCTCCGGGGACCACAGCCACTTTTTCTTCCTGTGCAAGGGCAAGGGCGAATTCAAATGATGTCATATCAATCATGTCCGGGATTTTAACAAAGAAATAAAAAGCACCATCAGGAAGGACGAGATTATGAAATCCGATTTCCTGTAACCGTTTATATACATAATCTCTTCGTATTTTATATTCCTTTTTCATCTCATCAGCATCATTTACACCGGTTGTCAAAGCTTCATATGCTGCTTTCTGGGAGACAGAAGAAGCACAGGACACATTGTATTGATGGACCTTCAGTAAGTGTTTACTTATACATTCCGGAGCAAAGATCATCCCTATTCTCCAGCCTGTCATACTGTGGGACTTTGAAAGGCCATTGATCATGATTGTTTGATCTCTTAGAAATTCAGCGATCGAACGATGAGCCCCATCGAATGTCAATTCACTATAAATTTCATCTGCAACTGCAAAGATTCCTCGGCCCTTGAGTACGGAGGCAATCTCCTTTAATTCTGCTGCAGTCAAACTGACCCCAGTAGGGTTGGAAGGATATGGAAGGATGATGCATTTTGTGGAATCTGTCATATGTTTCTTTATTGATTCTGCACTGACCTTGAACCCGTTTTCTGTTGTATCGATATGGATGGCTTTTGCGCCGCACAGATGGATGATGGGTTCGTACCCGGGATATACAGGGCCGGGAAGTAGACATTCATCTCCTGGTTCTAAAATCGAACGAAGCACTACATCGATTCCCTGGGAAGCACCACTTGTCACTATCACTTCGGATTCAGGTTGATAATGCACATTATATTTTGAACCAACATAAGCGGATGCAGCTTCTCTTAACTGTAGAAATCCAGCATTATGCGTATAGGAAGTAAAGTCTTCATCTATTGCTCTCTTTGCAGCTTCCTTTACATGTAGAGGAGTGGGAAAGTCAGGCTGTCCTATAGTGAGGGAGATCATGCCTTCTATGTCAGCCACCATGTTAAAAAACTTTCGGATACCTGAGATTTTGATGTCCTTTACATTAGGATTTAAGTATTGTTCCAAGATGTACACCTACTTTTATCATTTGTAACATATTTTATCATTTTTTATTGGACCAAAGGTATGCTTTTGTTTGAATTGAATAAAAAAGGGGAATGGATAGAAAAGTAAAGATAGGCTTGAAGGTGATTACAGCAATGATTCGAACGACTGCAATTTTAAATAATGGGGATGTTCTCCAAGATGTGCCGGTATCGAGAGTTAAGGAAAGTGATGTGAAATGGTATTGGGTCGATTTTAACGAACCGACCGAAAGGGATATTCGTATGTTGAAACGTTTCTTTCAATTTCATCCTCTTGCAATAGAAGACTGCCTGGATGACTTTAGTGAGAGACCTAAATTGGATTTTTATGATGGGTATATTTTTGTGTTGATGCATGCGATCAGGCGCACGACACTTGAGTCATACGAAGTAAATCTCTTCGTGAATTCAAGATTCATCGTTACATTCCATAAAGAACCGGTTAAAGAAATAAATAACTTATGGAAGACGGTAAAAGAAGAAGGTGGACAGCTAAGTCCGTTTACCATCA encodes:
- a CDS encoding aminotransferase A, whose amino-acid sequence is MEQYLNPNVKDIKISGIRKFFNMVADIEGMISLTIGQPDFPTPLHVKEAAKRAIDEDFTSYTHNAGFLQLREAASAYVGSKYNVHYQPESEVIVTSGASQGIDVVLRSILEPGDECLLPGPVYPGYEPIIHLCGAKAIHIDTTENGFKVSAESIKKHMTDSTKCIILPYPSNPTGVSLTAAELKEIASVLKGRGIFAVADEIYSELTFDGAHRSIAEFLRDQTIMINGLSKSHSMTGWRIGMIFAPECISKHLLKVHQYNVSCASSVSQKAAYEALTTGVNDADEMKKEYKIRRDYVYKRLQEIGFHNLVLPDGAFYFFVKIPDMIDMTSFEFALALAQEEKVAVVPGDAFSTYGEGYIRLSYACSLEQLKEGLSRIESFVTKHM
- a CDS encoding GNAT family N-acetyltransferase, producing the protein MYRKEQFVFRKDQVHQAVIRNYTESDFDELIRIQQRAFPPPFPEELWWDRDQLENHIKHFPLGALCVEIDGQIAGSMTGLIVDFHSSRPDHTWDEMTDEGYIRTHNQNGNTLYIVDLCIDPDFRGYKLGKVLMNAMYEIVVHLHLHRLLGGGRIPTYHKFSHLFTIEEYVKKLTAGEYKDPVITFLLQCGRTPLKAVKGYLDDEESCDYGLLMEWKNPFIHWT